AGCTGGCTAAATTATGTTTGATTCCTTTTATATTAATGGCTGTTTTCCTACCGTAAACTTTGTCAGCCCTGTAGACCATAGGCGTGTGTAGAAGTAATTGGCTTCATGTTGGGTCTGGCTCCCATTTTGCTTGGTAGCAACGATTTACTCAATGGAATGGGAGTTGCACATACAGCATTAGGAAGGAGTAAGCTGAAAACTGGTctattcaaaattatttttaattttgccagaatacttatttttaatcttctgcCTTTTGTACTAATGATTCTTTGTTTGAggttttgaccttttttttttttttttttttttgtagggaaAACCTCTACAGCAGCACCCTTGGGGGAGGTGTGGCAACCTCTCCAATGCTGATTGTATTTCATGGAAAGTATTCCACTATTAATCCTATGTGGCACATCAGGCATCTTGGTAAGTTTCTTCCCACTGTTTACAGTTGGAACTAAGTAGAGTGGTTTGTAAGATTCCAATATAGGAGCCTACGTAACTTTACATCAGCGCATTACTTCATACCTCAGATACACGCAGTATGGTAATCTCTGCTCCCCCGCCCCCACTCACTAGTCCTGCTTTCTGCAGGGTGGGACAGAATGTGGGGGTTCCCCACAGGTGTCACTATGCAAGTATCTTAACAGGTCAAGCACACAACATAGTGGCACCCCAACAAAAAACTCAAAACCCTAACAGCCATTAAATtagacaaaaaaaggaaaaaaacaccaaagacaAAGTTACGTGTTGGCAGACCGGTTAACCTATAGTGTCATAAACTACAGCAAGAACGTATGAAAGATCCGAATATATCGAGAGACTGAAAAAACCAGCTGCTCTTTTAGCAGGCACAGTGGAAGAGGGCAGGGTGCCTGGCGGTTTGTCTGTTCAGCGTTCTGAGGGATGTAGTAGCCTTTCAACTGGGAATGGTGAATTATCCTGGGAAAAAGATAATGGCTTAGCTGCTGTAGGAAAATGAATagtaaaaggattttttttttaactccagcTATGCCAAGATGTTAAAAGTGttgagaagaaaatttctgagattttttgCTGATGCAGCATTGAGACATGAAGCTGAAAAAAGCTGCTGTAGGATACAACTAGTTATCTATTAACAGGTGAAAACCATACCAATCaggcttcttaaaaaaacaaacaaaccacaactaCAACCCTGAATTTACCTCACTCTACAGTGTCTTTCattattaaaaactttttttttaaaatgtttttaatctaCCCACGCAGGTTGGAGTCCTGATACCCGTTACTCAGAGCATTTTCTTCAGGAAGCTAAGTTACTTCATTGGAATGGGAGATACAAACCTTGGGACTATCCCAGTGTTCACACTGATATCTGGGAAAACTGGTTTATTCCTGACCCTTCAGGGAAGTTCAAACTAACTCGTCCTGACAGCTGATACTGCAAAACCTAGTGTATGGATGCATTTAAGCAGTTTCAGTATGTAATAGTTTGAAATGCGACATGTTTTATAATTAACTGATTTTAGAAAACTAAGTATTTGTTAAATATATGAATAAATGACGATCAGTTTTGTGTGCGTATGGCTGGAGGGGGAGGCTGGATTGACAGTTCAGGTTATCTTGACTTTCACATAACATAAGGAAACAAGGTTACTGACAATGGAGTACTTCCATTAAACACTTACAGAGGTGAAATTCAGTGCCAGACAGtgtgttttaataaataagACTCTGCTGTCTGCTGGTAGAAAAATCTACACAGGAAATACTTGAAGTATGACATAGAAGGTGTCTTTAGTTGTCTAGCCCACATTAAACAGcctgaaataaaaacctaagCAGCATTTTAATGAGTAGAGTTCTGTTGCATGATGACGCTGTTTTGCAGTTGACATGTCCTGTAGTGCACTGAGACCCTTGCTAGCAAGAtgcaaaagcacattttaagaCACTGCAATACAATTCCTGATTTTATTGTGAAACATTGATAGATTTAAGACAAATTAAGAACTTCTGTATTACTGTAATGAAAAGAGCACCAGTTCTGAGGGAGCACACAGAGAACTGCAATATTTAGTGACATGGTCATTGTACACTTAACGGTATTTTATACCTAGATAACCTAGTAGTTGACTCTGTTGACAGATGCCATTCCCTTCCAATCAAACAGGATAGGCTTACAGTAGTTATATCCTACTGTGCTACATGTTCAGCAGTGCTAATTACATGCTTCTAAttctgttgaaaaataaaattgaatgtaACAAATCCCTGATGCAAGATACTTAGAGCACCTGCAGGAAAACATCCATGTAAACAGCAATACATGATACAGTACACTTTAAATAACAGATAAGACAAGTCCTATACCTTTTTGACAATATACTGAACAGCTTAATGCTGAAGCTAATAAACACAGTCAGAATCATAACACACACTTTCTTGATTTAAGACGCTCAGAATTAAGCCACATAATTTGGGAAGAAACTGTAAACATCATGCCTGCCTCACAACAGGTTGACAGTGTGTGATCTCAGTGAGAGCTGTTACAGCAGGATTAGAATCTACGCTAACTAGTCACACTCAATGCATGACAACTGTCACTGGCTGTGAGGATAGGAGTAAACGCACCAGTACAGGAATCTCTGACCAGCGTGGATTGTGGAGATACTGTTTGTATCTACTTTTTCAAGTATGTGAAGCACCTACTGTCATAAGATCATCAAAACTTCAATGTTTTGATCAGCTTATTGCTTTTACTTCATCTCTTCCTCACATGATACAAGAGGGAAAGAAGATGATGGTTAGGCACAAGCATGGACTATCACTTCTTTCTCAGTCAATAATATTGGCCAAAAACATGTATCGTTTAAGCGAGTTCTTCAGAAGAGAGCTGTAGTTTCTACAGCTCACTTATTCATGGAACAGCTGCCCTTACATTTAACTTAGTATTTTTTATGTTAGAGGAATAAGGAGAACGCCCTCTGAGGTCTTACAGATTGAAGAGCACCGTACATTTGAAACTGCTAACTTGCAAGCCTCTTTCACCCTGTGCTAACTGTATCCAATTTACACCACGTAGCTGTATGTGATTTTTACAGGGAATATGGTCTTCCAGTTCCCTGCAATGCAATCTGTTCAAAGGGGTTGTCTCCTGCTAAAGGTCAGGTGAAGAGAATAATCACAGAGGAATGACCGAGAGTTTAAATGCCACAGAATTCAGGAACCactgttgtttgttttaggtttttttggtttgacttttttaaaggaatttcaGGTCCTTACATTGGAATGTAAGGGGGAAAGAGATGGAGTGGTAGGGACACTTTACCCTAAGACAGCTCAGGTAGAACATTTAGGCCCTGTCCTGCGCAACACTAATTTTCCTCCCCAGTGTTGTGACTTGAGATGATGTCTCCACTCCCTTAATCCTGAATACAGTCCAATCACTAAATAGACAGAGCTCTCTTCCCACCCAGAAAATACTCAGTACTCACAGCTGCAGAACACAACTTTCTGCACTTTTTAAGAAGGTAAAAGGCAGactttaaaaaagcacaatttGCTTAACTGTGCATGATTAAAAACACCACTTCATGTAAGATAAGGGTACGCTTCCCATCTCCCCTTCCAGATATAAAAGGATTATGAGATATCCAAATATTCAGGCATCAGTAAAAAgtatgctgctgctgttaaccACTACATTACAATTTATGGAATAAAATTAACGCCCCAAAGAAATCTTCACAAATGAGAAAGCAAGTTGTCAAAAACCGCAAGAAATGGTAtacattaaatataaaactCATATACAAAAAAGGGCtaacttttttagaaaaagtttGGACAGTTCCTTAAAATTATCTAGTTCATTGATTTGAGCCTACCACACACTTACTTTGGACTATAATAAAATACCTAGGGGAgataaaatactattaaaacGCTTCAGTTGGAGAACCGAGGTACCACTCTTGAGCACTGCATTAAAACTGCAGCATGTATGCATAGCCGAGAAGAAACAGCTCTCATGCGCTGCCTCCCTCTTCTTCCCGTATCATACCAGCACTGAACTCCGGAATCTGGTCTGCAAAGGACTGTGTCATCCATTGTCCATTAGGAACTTCGCCGAAGGATGACCCCTCACAGTACTGTGGATTGCCTGCtgctaaaacaaataaaaaatataaaatacagttttaaaaaaggcagtTAATACCACTAAGTATTTGTTCGTAAGTAATGGTTTACAGACTGAACACCCCAAGCACCGCACTTTACCAATTCCATTTGAAGAGAAATCGCACTGTTCACCTTCGTATGGTGGACGGTCACAGTAAGCTCCGCCATACGCTGCTTCATAACCTGGATcgtatttttcttctttgacagCCATCTTCTTAGCATCCTCTGCCAAAAGAGAAGACCTCAAATAttaatattcaaaataaaaatgatcgAAGAGCATTTCTATCAGAGAACTACATATTCCACAAGACAATCCCTGGTCCCCTTAGATAATTAAGACTGTATTAAGAAGAGAATGGAATCTGTAATCCTACACCACACGATTTAGAGAAGATGGCACGTTTCCCCCCATCCCCTtaaattccttctttctttttacttggGGAAACTGCTAGTTGTGTTGTACATTAtgctacatttttaataaagaattaaaaaaataatgactaTACCTTGTGCAAGTTGCAAGTCAAATGTGTACTGCACTTCCTGTACCTCTGTGTTTGGTGCGATGCCTTTCAGTTGATCCCGTAAATCCTTCAGCTTTATGTAATAGTGAACTTTATCTTGTGCACGAGGAAACTGAGCACATCTTGCACTGGATGATGGCATAACATAGCACAGCTTGAGACAAAGAGCAGGAAAATTAGCATTACTTGTCCCTGAGCTATGAGTTAATATTTAGTGCGTTGAGAAGAACTTTAACTGTTAAGCTCACTGTTTTAACCTTTTTACAAACTTCCACTCATGTCACGGGTGGTTGCGGAAAAGGATAAAAGgagcctttcatttttcttgccCAGCTAGATGTCTTGTGCTGAAGAAAGGGGCCAATTaccagctgctggagagagGACACTTTTAACCAGTTGTTCATGTGCTGGAGTAGTACCAGCATGTGTTACAAGAAGTCCAATTTCTAAGTGTACGCTGGAGAGTGGAGCACCGCCCAGAGCTCCCTGAGCAAGCGGAGCTCTGAGCCAGGAAGTCCACAGAGCAATACGTGACAGCATGCAAACAGCATGCAACTGCCGAGGGAGGCACCACAGGTTAACAGGCCTGGCTCCTTAGCCAAGGGCGCCTGCATCACCCTTGCCAGGGTCTGAAACTCCAGGGTTAGCGTGGCTGAAGCCGACTTAAGCATCTCTATCTCTGCCAACAGCTCTAACCAAAGACAAAGtcagttcaggaaaaaagaactgCATCCAATACCTTTGCTACCATGCAGTATTTATGAATGAGTACTAGTAAAGAGGATTACTACTCTTTCTTGCAAATTACATGTACTGCAGCAGTCTTTAAGAGCTACTTAAGAAGCAAGCCCTTTATCACCAACGGTTCTTCAGGCTCTGATGGCAACACTTCACCTTTAGAGGACAGTTTAAATTGAGCTTAAACTTGCAGCACTAGTAATTTgggacagaaataaaaagcaccCCAACTTTTGAACTGACAAGGCAATGAAATTTGGCAATAAGCTACCATGGCAGGTAGTGTAACTGCCTTTGCCTGAACCTGTTTATAAGAACACATTAAAGAAACCTATTTCTGATGACACATAGCTGGTCTCTCGAGATGTTTTCCAGCCCTAGGTGTCTATGACTAATATACTTCATCAAACTATTTGCTTTATCTTAAGTGTCCAATTTAATTTCAAGCTGCCAATCAGCTTAAGAAGACCGAGTCTGATGGAAGGACTTGGGCATGCCTAGATCCAGTAACGCTGTAACCATAGTGCGTATGAGCACAGTGATGGGCTTGTTACTTTTCCTGCACTGTGACACTACCAGCACCATGGTCATGGTCGGTATCAAAATTCAGTCATACAAACATAAGGGAATTCGACACAGAGAACCAGATGAAAGTAGATGACACATGATAAAAGcatgtatgttttatttatattttagatAGTCTTCAGAGAATGCACTAACCTACTGACCATAATACATCTATAATGCAGCTCCTTCAGACTTGTAAACTTTTCTTGGGAAACTGTATCTGAAAATTGCACTATTCCCCTTTATTTAAGTAAAAGCCTTTCACGTCCCTTGCACTTTGGGCAAATGCTGATGTTACTGTAAGTGTGTGCAAGTCCTAAGAATTCCTTAGTTTTGAAATAACCAGAATGAACTGccctgttttcatttctcagtCTCAATACTTACAGTTTCTGTATCTGGCACCTTGTGTGGCTGCAGTCCAAATTCCAGGTTCTTAACTTTTATTCCGAAAACTTCTTTACTAAAAATTTCATAAATacctaaaatgaaaagaagataGGATTAAgtgaacaacaacaaccaaaaaaagctGACAGAATGTATTAGTTTAAAGGTCAAGGTTCTCACATTTTCCATTGAAAGCCGCTATACGAGGTTTATACTTTTGTAACTTCTGCATCAGAATTCGCCCTCCTTCACGAAACTCTTTGCTAAAAGAGAAAGTACTCAAAATTGTAATCACAACTATTAATTCATTAACAAGCATTACATTCTCCCTTGTTATCCTACCTGGAGAGGTCTTTGCTTCCAGGTGTTGTCCTTTCAACCATGTTTGTAAATCCAATCCCATATTTATGTGGCAAGGTGTGGTCATCCATATGGTTCAGCTGTTCATTACTTAGACCAGACATGAACAGACACTTCCCTGTGAAGGAGGAAGATAAGCGTTTCcctttttctgaggaaaagaaaacaaagccaaaaaaacccctcgACTATCAGAGTACTGGAATGCTAAAGAAGAATCTATGTTAACAGAGCACCACTTAATTTGGGAAGACTATTGCGCTATCCGGAAAAGTTTAAACCAGGCAAAATTACTTAGTCTGCTGCAAGAGGTTAGAAAATCCCTAGTGAACAACAGGAATTCCTCGCCATGATCCTGTGTATGGAAACCAGTCTTTTATTCCAAAAGTTCAGCACAGAGCTTTAGATTTGCAGTTCACTTAAGCAGGAGTGAATGTGCTAAGTATGGATTTTGTGGGAAAGAATGTGGCAAGTACATGTCAGCTTTCCTTTACAACCCTGCCATCACTTCTTGCACTGGGCCTTTCCAACAGAACCTGCTGACACCTTACACTCATATTTAGCATAAAACAGTATAGTTTTGGTGATACGCACTGCCAATCTCTTAAACACAAATTAACCACAGCTAGCTCCTAATGATTCAGGAAGGTTACAGACACATGGATTTGTCAGAGCATGCATAGCTGGTCTGCTTCTTGGAAAAGAGGGCTATTAGTTGGGCTAGGCAGCTGAACACTAGAGAAATACCCAAGCCTGATTTACAAGTCTGCTGGACACCCAGAAGCATTTTGGCATGAGTATCACAGGGCTGCAAATGAGCCCACATGGAATGGAGCTCCCTACCACCACAGCTGGGATGGCTCCCAGTGCACAAAACAGAGAATTTCTGAGTTCAGGTATGATCTTTCTTTATGAGAACATACTGCAGAAAATGTtacttaaaatggaaaaatacctATGAAAAAATATGTCTAGAGAATCAGGTACGCTAGATGCATATGCCTGCTGGGAAAGGACAATCGTTTTTGCTTTCTCATCAGTTAGAAAGCTTGTTTAGAAGAGATAAATAAATGTGAACAGAATAGGGCttactgaaatgcatttttgggaaaatgcatgtattttttattttatgtcagAAGTTAATGCCTATTGACTTACCCTCGATAACTCAAGTACTAGAGGTTTAATCTTATTCTTTATGTTGCACACTAATACGCCAATAAGTTATTTGGCAATACTGCATTCACATGACAATTCTAAACCtgcactgaaaattactttttatgtaCAGTATTTAACAGAAGTAGTTATGGGATTTAAGTCACTCTTGGACGGTTAAAAGCAAAATCCCTCTGcatccaaaaaaagaaaagcaaaaaccaaaccccaaaccacttTAATTAGAATGCCACAAGTTCTAACAAAGTTCTGCAAATTCTgtaagaagaaaggaaaactaaacGTACAAAAATGGTTTCCAGGTCCAGGGTAATGATGTCCTTTGTAAGCTGCCATCAAGCCAGGGTTTATGCCAATCTACAAAGATACCAGTTCATTTTAACGATAAGAACATGGCTTGCTAGTCAGGAATTTAATCAAGTTACAATAAGGATGTTTATTCAATTCTCTTTAAGTTACTGTCaataaacaaaactgttaaTGGTACCttccatcattatttttttaaaaatgaaaattttacaGCAGCATCTCATTTGGATGCACAATGTCAGAAGATCAGCTCACTGTGTGTTCCAAGCCACTGATGTAGTGCTTCCAGTAAATAAAGTGTCAAGTAACGGTCTTTCATGACTATGTGCTGCTATATGTAAGCCTTAGACTTCTCAGAAATTAGAGCTATGTTACTgtcatttttaacagaaaatgcaaagcagctcAACACACAGGAAAGAGTTTATATACTTTATCTTGCAAGATCTTGCCATATAAGCAATACAGATAAGTAAGCAGAAAGAATGTAAATCATAACCAGCGAGTACAGACTATTCACTTTTGTACCTAATCTTGTAACTGCGAGTTACTTACAATTACAATGTCCAGATCAAAAGTCAAAATATCAGGTAAAGTCTTGGTCAGAAGTTCGGCTTCAGATACACCATTAAAGCGGTCCACTTTTCTTTTGACTTTAAAAGAATCTGTGATCTTTTCTTGCTTGCCTTTTGACTtggctgttttttcctttttagcagGAGGCTTTTTGGGTTGCTTTGGCTCAGctgctttggcttttcttttccttcctccttttttaacttctgaaacaCACAGCAAATATCCTTTTTTTACACTTCTAATATTGAAGTGTGGATATTTCAAAAACACTGAGCTACATGTATGGatacaaaaagaaatcagacaGATAAATTCACCTtcaaatttcattaatttaaacaattaataaataaaattttaaaaaaaatttcaggcTCAACAGAGCTAGCTTGGGTGTTTCTGtaccacagacacacacagactgcTCACAGACAACTACGCTGACTTAGGATACAAAGAACAACCTCATGACTAAGTTAGGCTGTTTACATGCTACATGCAAGATTCCTTTGgaaacagtttaatttattttggagaaTATGCCAGAACATCAAAGCTCAGGTTCCAAGGAATGCAACAGTAAGTTTAAGTCTACTATTCATACTTCAGCGTCTAAATATGAAGGTTGATTGTTACAGATTATGTAACATACTGAAGAAACCAAAGAGCATGTCAAAAGCAAATGGTCTCAAGCATTACCTAGTGTAAGGTGTAAACTTGTCAGGGACACAAACACATCGCTGAATGCTACATAAGCTATTCACAATTTACTTTTAACAGAATAGATACTGTCCAGTGTGTCATATAGTAAAGTAATGAGACCTTTAGGATCTCAATTTGAATGAGTGACAccaaacattaatttttatttacaaaatgcaAACATGAAGTAGTAACCATTCCCCTCCCTCATCTACTGGCCCTTAAAGCTCAGAGATCCAAGCAGCTGGTCATGACACAATCACCCAGAGATTGCTCTCTATCCTTGTTCATTAATAACATCAAGCTGCAGAACACAacttgaaaaatatgaaaacacatTTGGCAGCAATCAGCAAACAGccaaagtattattttaaaattgagagttcatcttattttcaaaattcccAGATGAAGATCTCCCTCAGTAAGGAATAAATATGGTGGATACTAGGGCACTGCCTTAAGTCTGCAAACTGGTTTTGGGCTGTTCTTGTAAGAAAGCTGAGTGCAAACAAAAAGGAGGACAAAAGTCATGTGAAATTCCCACTGCATCACTGGAGCAACTGCCCAGGAAAGCTGTAAGTAACAGTCAGTACTCCAGCTAAAGTCTAGTTATAACAAAGGAGAGAGTAAAAGAGCACAGATTTGTTGAGGCACATAAGCAGTTTTTCCTTCCTACCCCTTGAAGAGTTAGGAGGTTTTTCGTGTGATGGCACAATGCCACAGATACTGTGACTGCTTTGAGTTGGATGTATTTCAAATGAAGCAGGATAACGTTCTCCTAACTCCCATGCTGATCAGGTACCTACCAACCTGACACTGTCATGAAAGATGACAAACGCCAGGGCAGTGTTTCAGAGCATAATCCtagaaattttacttttttcattacagCAGGTAGCTGGACTCCAATGTTTGCCTTTCATATATGCTCCTGCACGTATCACAGGTATTCCGTAAATCTTCAAGCCTTGCCTTTGAAGGCCTTACTCAACTTCCAGgtcttgcaaaaatatttcgGAACAGCTTCATAACAGAAGATTATGGTTGTGCAAAAACAGCTGAATGTGCAGTCAAACAGCATGCTCATGGTGATATCATGCAATCCAATAAGAAAGCTGCAAAAGAAGCCTAACTGCACAGCACTTAAAATGCATCCTAACTGTAGCAAACAATACTGCAAATGAATTGAGCAGTCACAACTATTTTAAACTGGAGGTTTTCTTCCTGTGATTTCATCTGGCCATGCATTAcaactaaaaaaagaaagggaaaaaaaaaaaggaagcttatCAGAGAATGCACTTAAACAAACAATGCCACTGCATGAACTGGCTGATAGGTTACCTCAATACAGAGAGCTCCAACCTCTAtctaaatattaaaagcaagacaaaactCAGTGTGTGAATATTTGCTATAGAATCAGAATAAGTGTGGCAGAGATTACTGCTTATGTGGTAACGAGCAGAGTAACAGAACAAGGAATCTTTCCTTGGCATGGTTACTACAAAGCCTGTGTACAAAATCTtagtgggaaaaaagaaaggcaatgcACAAATGCATTAAGTACAAAACTTGTGTCACATACAGGACACTTTCCAGCACTGTATTTGTTTAAGTAAGCCTTGCTAACACCAAACAATCCTTAGTATATAAAAAGCAATTAGCTATCTGTGATTACTACAACACACTAAACCaccattt
The Falco peregrinus isolate bFalPer1 chromosome 6, bFalPer1.pri, whole genome shotgun sequence genome window above contains:
- the TDG gene encoding G/T mismatch-specific thymine DNA glycosylase isoform X3; this translates as MEAEELGRYYLYLQQAQAFYTFPFHQMMTAAPNVEIMSEQPTLEGIPELNIAQEPPKEVKKGGRKRKAKAAEPKQPKKPPAKKEKTAKSKGKQEKITDSFKVKRKVDRFNGVSEAELLTKTLPDILTFDLDIVIIGINPGLMAAYKGHHYPGPGNHFWKCLFMSGLSNEQLNHMDDHTLPHKYGIGFTNMVERTTPGSKDLSSKEFREGGRILMQKLQKYKPRIAAFNGKCIYEIFSKEVFGIKVKNLEFGLQPHKVPDTETLCYVMPSSSARCAQFPRAQDKVHYYIKLKDLRDQLKGIAPNTEVQEVQYTFDLQLAQEDAKKMAVKEEKYDPGYEAAYGGAYCDRPPYEAAGNPQYCEGSSFGEVPNGQWMTQSFADQIPEFSAGMIREEEGGSA
- the TDG gene encoding G/T mismatch-specific thymine DNA glycosylase isoform X4, with amino-acid sequence MEAEELGRYYLYLQQAQAFYTFPFHQMMTAAPNVEIMSEQPTLEGIPELNIAQEPPKEVKKGGRKRKAKAAEPKQPKKPPAKKEKTAKSKGKQEKITDSFKVKRKVDRFNGVSEAELLTKTLPDILTFDLDIVIIGINPGLMAAYKGHHYPGPGNHFWKCLFMSGLSNEQLNHMDDHTLPHKYGIGFTNMVERTTPGSKDLSSKEFREGGRILMQKLQKYKPRIAAFNGKCIYEIFSKEVFGIKVKNLEFGLQPHKVPDTETLCYVMPSSSARCAQFPRAQDKVHYYIKLKDLRDQLKGIAPNTEVQEVQYTFDLQLAQEDAKKMAVKEEKYDPGYEAAYGGAYCDRPPYEAGNPQYCEGSSFGEVPNGQWMTQSFADQIPEFSAGMIREEEGGSA
- the TDG gene encoding G/T mismatch-specific thymine DNA glycosylase isoform X2, yielding MEAEELGRYYLYLQQAQAFYTFPFHQMMTAAPNVEIMSEQPTLEGIPELNIAQEPPKEVKKGGRKRKAKAAEPKQPKKPPAKKEKTAKSKGKQEKITDSFKVKRKVDRFNGVSEAELLTKTLPDILTFDLDIVIIGINPGLMAAYKGHHYPGPGNHFWKCLFMSGLSNEQLNHMDDHTLPHKYGIGFTNMVERTTPGSKDLSSKEFREGGRILMQKLQKYKPRIAAFNGKCIYEIFSKEVFGIKVKNLEFGLQPHKVPDTETLCYVMPSSSARCAQFPRAQDKVHYYIKLKDLRDQLKGIAPNTEVQEVQYTFDLQLAQEDAKKMAVKEEKYDPGYEAAYGGAYCDRPPYEGEQCDFSSNGIAGNPQYCEGSSFGEVPNGQWMTQSFADQIPEFSAGMIREEEGGSA
- the TDG gene encoding G/T mismatch-specific thymine DNA glycosylase isoform X1, which gives rise to MEAEELGRYYLYLQQAQAFYTFPFHQMMTAAPNVEIMSEQPTLEGIPELNIAQEPPKEVKKGGRKRKAKAAEPKQPKKPPAKKEKTAKSKGKQEKITDSFKVKRKVDRFNGVSEAELLTKTLPDILTFDLDIVIIGINPGLMAAYKGHHYPGPGNHFWKCLFMSGLSNEQLNHMDDHTLPHKYGIGFTNMVERTTPGSKDLSSKEFREGGRILMQKLQKYKPRIAAFNGKCIYEIFSKEVFGIKVKNLEFGLQPHKVPDTETLCYVMPSSSARCAQFPRAQDKVHYYIKLKDLRDQLKGIAPNTEVQEVQYTFDLQLAQEDAKKMAVKEEKYDPGYEAAYGGAYCDRPPYEGEQCDFSSNGIAAGNPQYCEGSSFGEVPNGQWMTQSFADQIPEFSAGMIREEEGGSA